In Acidobacteriota bacterium, the following are encoded in one genomic region:
- the ruvX gene encoding Holliday junction resolvase RuvX translates to MRYLGVDPGGRRMGFAAGDDVTGVVSPLEVAPYGNTKDAVRLIVELARKVNAACIVVGLPIGADGTRGPACRRSEKLAAELSAQGIKVALQGEYLSTDEARRRARSVGRPDRSPVDDIAAQILLEDYLAIRANTAAEEA, encoded by the coding sequence ATGCGGTACCTGGGGGTCGATCCCGGTGGTCGCCGGATGGGATTTGCGGCTGGTGACGACGTCACGGGAGTGGTGTCGCCGCTCGAGGTCGCACCCTACGGGAACACCAAAGACGCCGTGCGCCTGATCGTCGAGCTCGCTCGAAAGGTCAATGCCGCATGCATCGTGGTCGGCCTCCCGATTGGTGCAGACGGTACGCGAGGCCCCGCCTGTCGACGGTCGGAGAAGCTCGCCGCCGAGCTATCGGCCCAGGGCATCAAGGTCGCTCTGCAGGGCGAGTACCTGTCAACCGACGAGGCCCGCCGGCGAGCCCGCAGTGTTGGACGTCCGGACCGCAGCCCGGTGGACGATATCGCCGCCCAGATACTGCTCGAAGATTACCTCGCGATAC